In the genome of Pelobacter seleniigenes DSM 18267, one region contains:
- a CDS encoding histone deacetylase family protein produces MNKAVQVGVIQDSCFFEHKIEKSSKECPERLRKLYHDIEQDPRLAGLIRFPVQAVSDEQIFRVHSEHYLKQVLAHAVKPDPYSYDVDTYLTPESPYIARLAAGGCLALADAVLSREVDTGFALVRPPGHHAEIGRGMGFCIFNNIALTAQHLIDRHGLSRILIIDFDVHHGNGTQDIFFQTDKVLTLSIHQNNIFPFSGQATEIGQGEGRGYNINIPVPAQFGDAEYSCLFGTIVQNVIENYLPQAILVSAGYDAHAEDPISQTCLSTEGYYAMTRALQYFASNSDSRLLFVLEGGYEINSLSAAACATLRALGEPPAAQGFLHAPRVIQLIKREWPHELIQKWGLNTAIF; encoded by the coding sequence ATGAACAAGGCAGTACAAGTCGGGGTTATTCAGGATTCCTGCTTTTTCGAGCACAAGATTGAGAAATCCTCCAAAGAGTGTCCGGAACGGCTGCGCAAACTGTATCACGACATCGAGCAGGATCCCCGCCTGGCCGGCTTGATCCGTTTTCCCGTGCAGGCCGTATCCGACGAACAGATCTTCCGGGTTCATTCCGAACATTATCTGAAGCAGGTTTTGGCTCACGCGGTCAAACCCGACCCCTACAGTTATGATGTCGACACCTACCTGACTCCGGAATCCCCCTATATCGCCCGGCTTGCCGCCGGCGGCTGTCTGGCGCTGGCCGATGCGGTGCTGAGCAGGGAGGTTGATACCGGCTTCGCCCTGGTGCGCCCACCGGGCCACCATGCGGAAATTGGCCGGGGGATGGGGTTCTGCATCTTCAATAATATCGCGCTTACCGCGCAACATCTCATTGATCGTCACGGCTTAAGTCGGATTCTGATCATCGACTTCGATGTCCATCACGGAAATGGCACCCAGGACATCTTTTTTCAGACCGACAAAGTGTTGACCCTGTCCATTCACCAGAACAACATCTTCCCTTTTTCAGGCCAAGCAACAGAGATCGGGCAGGGCGAAGGGCGCGGTTACAACATCAATATTCCGGTTCCGGCACAATTCGGCGATGCCGAGTACAGCTGTCTGTTCGGCACGATTGTCCAAAACGTCATTGAAAACTACCTGCCGCAAGCTATCCTGGTTTCAGCCGGCTACGATGCTCATGCCGAGGACCCCATCAGCCAGACCTGCCTCTCTACCGAGGGTTATTACGCCATGACTCGTGCCCTGCAATACTTCGCCAGCAACAGCGACTCGCGGCTGCTGTTCGTCCTGGAAGGCGGCTATGAAATTAATTCCCTCTCCGCGGCCGCCTGCGCCACCTTGCGCGCGCTGGGAGAACCGCCTGCGGCACAGGGTTTTCTGCATGCCCCGCGGGTGATCCAACTCATCAAGCGGGAATGGCCGCATGAACTCATTCAGAAATGGGGCCTGAATACGGCTATTTTTTAG
- a CDS encoding MgtC/SapB family protein — protein MVEQNLWLSIAPLEWTGLLSGLLCGAIVGIERQLCGKPVGMRTSALICIGAYIFVALANSVADTGTDNSRIIGQLVTGIGFLGAGVMMARDGMVVGVTSAAAIWVLAAIGAVLGCGYYLSGVKLALLTVSVLVGVNLLEGTFKFFQRGVHQKYTEVTKQRQRRADDS, from the coding sequence ATGGTGGAGCAGAATTTGTGGTTAAGCATCGCGCCGTTGGAATGGACGGGGTTGCTGAGCGGGCTGCTCTGCGGCGCCATCGTCGGCATTGAGCGTCAGCTTTGCGGCAAACCGGTGGGGATGAGGACCAGCGCCCTGATCTGTATCGGCGCTTATATCTTTGTCGCCCTGGCGAATAGCGTTGCCGATACTGGAACAGATAATTCCCGAATCATCGGCCAGCTGGTCACCGGGATCGGTTTTCTTGGCGCCGGGGTCATGATGGCGCGTGACGGGATGGTGGTTGGAGTGACGTCCGCCGCGGCTATCTGGGTGCTGGCGGCCATTGGCGCGGTCCTCGGCTGTGGTTACTATCTCAGTGGCGTCAAGCTGGCTTTGCTGACGGTCAGCGTGCTGGTAGGAGTCAACCTGCTGGAGGGGACCTTTAAATTTTTCCAGCGGGGCGTTCATCAGAAATACACGGAAGTGACCAAACAGCGTCAGCGCCGTGCCGACGATAGCTAG
- a CDS encoding TrmH family RNA methyltransferase: MNRHERNALLRYEKERRKNILARPGHHEFVLILDQLKPGFNVPKIFRSAEAFGAAAVHLINIGPFDPAPAKGSFRKVPALFHEDFAKCHQLLSQQGYSFFQLNPAAGENLCNIPLPAKSAFILGHEEFGCSFDPASYPDIRSIAIPQFGTVQSLNVSIASSIVMYEYVSQRLREV; the protein is encoded by the coding sequence ATGAACCGTCATGAACGCAACGCCTTACTGCGCTATGAGAAAGAACGGCGCAAAAATATCCTGGCCCGACCGGGTCACCACGAGTTTGTGCTGATTCTGGATCAGCTTAAGCCCGGCTTTAATGTCCCGAAGATTTTTCGCAGTGCCGAAGCCTTCGGGGCTGCAGCTGTGCATCTGATCAATATCGGCCCCTTTGATCCGGCTCCGGCCAAGGGGTCTTTCCGTAAGGTTCCGGCCCTGTTTCATGAGGATTTCGCCAAATGTCACCAGCTGTTGAGCCAGCAGGGATACAGTTTTTTTCAGCTCAACCCCGCTGCGGGAGAAAACCTGTGCAACATCCCTTTGCCGGCGAAAAGCGCCTTTATTCTTGGGCATGAAGAGTTCGGTTGCAGTTTCGACCCCGCCAGTTATCCGGATATCCGCAGTATCGCCATTCCACAGTTCGGCACTGTCCAGAGTCTCAATGTCAGTATCGCTTCGTCCATTGTCATGTATGAATATGTCAGCCAACGGCTCAGGGAAGTCTAA
- a CDS encoding PAS domain-containing hybrid sensor histidine kinase/response regulator yields MSQPLDQTAFHSKAFSFLEKLLEKVDQPEQFPDFAAREFQRLSGAQGVAIIACLDPAHGHEHRVLAITPQHNGGVVENQALFQLISCLHHNEEIQVLSPEQDTPATAPLQQLGAGLSMAIPLAAAGVRIGGLLLFDLPDRQQAENLGNIFKSISQVVGLALRSSLHFEAQEDLISKRSAELEKQRQSLQAFFDNELVGMVRRDIDNNYLDVNQRWIEMLGYPRSELLRLKPQDIIHPDDLLERQTHEQQLKAGSVRTFRSTRRYLRKDGSLFWGDVSATGLYDPADNYVGMISLIVDVTDQHEALTRLQESEKKFKALLNNQKDAIILHKILPSGYARFSEINNAALDRYGYSREEFLNMTMEDLAIQEIIEEHKTSNTLNKILKDGHGMFESVHIAKSGERIPVEVSATIVKYQGEKYYLSTARDIRERKAAEQTRRQLEEQLRQKYKMEAVGLLAGGMAHNFNNSLGIVLGNVELAAKKLTVPEEAGKFLDNAKTALLHTRSLVRQILTYSRQETHEQVPSQLAMIVEQTIMLMKSTIPSSVNLIYRPPAQPVVIMADSARIQEAIVNLCNNAVHAMNEKGDLTISLDCLDMSQQQIPLQAASPPGQYARLSVTDTGCGMSSDILDKIFDPFFTTKSIDQGTGMGLATVQGIIDQHSGFTKVNSNLSTGTTFELYFPLLTKQQDQLTAPPEEHMPGGIEHILFVDDDAMLTELSEVMLSDMGYRVSTSTDSRRALQLFCSAPTTFDLLITDQTMPGLTGFELIQEALKIRPNLPTILCTGYSSKISEQDAKLIGVSAYCMKPLEMMDFLQTVRTVLDQAQKKSMNA; encoded by the coding sequence ATGTCACAACCTCTCGACCAGACAGCGTTTCATTCCAAGGCGTTTTCCTTTCTGGAAAAGCTCCTGGAAAAGGTTGATCAGCCGGAACAGTTTCCAGATTTTGCCGCACGGGAATTTCAGCGTTTAAGCGGGGCGCAAGGGGTTGCCATCATTGCTTGCCTGGACCCGGCTCATGGGCATGAGCACCGGGTTCTCGCCATCACCCCGCAACATAACGGCGGAGTGGTCGAAAATCAGGCACTGTTTCAATTGATCAGTTGTCTTCACCACAATGAAGAGATTCAAGTCCTTTCCCCCGAACAGGACACCCCGGCAACGGCACCGCTCCAACAGCTGGGAGCCGGGTTAAGTATGGCAATCCCCCTGGCTGCGGCCGGGGTTCGGATCGGCGGACTGCTTTTGTTCGATCTGCCGGATCGGCAACAGGCGGAGAATCTCGGTAATATTTTCAAGTCCATCTCCCAGGTGGTCGGTCTGGCACTGCGCAGCTCCCTGCATTTTGAAGCCCAGGAAGACCTGATCAGCAAACGCTCTGCAGAATTGGAAAAGCAACGCCAGTCCCTGCAGGCCTTCTTTGACAATGAACTGGTCGGCATGGTGCGCCGGGACATCGACAATAACTATCTGGACGTCAATCAACGCTGGATTGAGATGCTCGGCTATCCCCGCTCCGAACTGCTGCGCCTCAAGCCGCAGGATATCATTCACCCGGACGACCTGTTGGAACGACAAACCCATGAGCAGCAGCTAAAAGCAGGTTCGGTCAGAACTTTCCGCTCCACCCGCCGCTATCTCCGCAAGGACGGCAGCCTGTTCTGGGGCGATGTTTCGGCAACCGGCCTGTACGACCCTGCGGACAATTATGTCGGCATGATCAGCCTGATTGTCGATGTGACCGACCAGCACGAGGCCTTAACCCGGCTGCAGGAGAGCGAAAAAAAATTCAAAGCACTGCTCAACAACCAGAAGGATGCCATCATCCTGCATAAAATCCTGCCCTCCGGCTATGCCAGATTTTCTGAGATCAACAATGCCGCCCTCGACCGCTACGGCTACTCCCGTGAGGAGTTTCTGAACATGACAATGGAAGACTTAGCCATTCAGGAGATCATTGAAGAACATAAAACTTCCAATACTCTTAACAAAATTCTCAAAGACGGCCATGGCATGTTTGAGTCGGTCCATATTGCCAAAAGTGGCGAAAGAATCCCCGTTGAAGTCAGCGCGACAATTGTCAAATATCAGGGTGAAAAATACTACCTGTCCACCGCCCGAGACATCAGGGAGCGTAAAGCTGCGGAACAGACCCGGCGGCAGCTGGAAGAACAGTTGCGACAGAAATACAAAATGGAAGCGGTCGGCCTGCTGGCCGGGGGCATGGCCCACAATTTCAACAACAGCCTGGGTATCGTCCTTGGCAACGTCGAGTTGGCCGCCAAGAAACTGACCGTGCCTGAAGAAGCCGGAAAGTTCCTCGACAATGCCAAAACGGCGCTCCTGCATACCCGCAGCCTGGTCAGACAGATCCTCACTTACAGCCGGCAAGAGACTCACGAACAGGTGCCCTCACAATTGGCCATGATTGTCGAACAGACGATCATGCTGATGAAGTCGACCATCCCTTCGAGCGTCAACCTGATTTACCGGCCACCAGCGCAGCCGGTAGTGATCATGGCCGATTCGGCGCGGATTCAGGAAGCGATCGTCAACCTGTGTAATAATGCGGTCCATGCCATGAATGAAAAAGGTGACCTGACCATCAGCCTCGATTGTCTGGACATGAGTCAGCAACAGATCCCACTCCAGGCCGCAAGCCCTCCGGGACAGTACGCCCGGCTCAGTGTCACCGACACCGGCTGTGGCATGAGCAGCGATATTCTGGATAAAATTTTCGACCCGTTTTTCACCACCAAAAGCATCGATCAGGGTACGGGGATGGGTCTTGCCACGGTTCAGGGTATTATTGACCAGCATAGCGGCTTTACCAAGGTCAACAGCAACCTTTCCACCGGGACCACTTTTGAGCTTTATTTCCCGCTCCTCACCAAGCAGCAGGATCAACTGACAGCTCCGCCGGAAGAACACATGCCGGGGGGAATCGAGCATATTCTATTTGTCGATGACGATGCCATGCTGACAGAGCTCAGTGAAGTCATGCTGTCCGATATGGGCTATCGGGTGTCAACCTCAACCGACAGTCGCCGGGCGCTACAGTTATTTTGCAGTGCCCCGACCACGTTTGATCTCCTGATTACCGATCAGACCATGCCCGGCTTGACCGGTTTCGAATTGATTCAAGAAGCTTTGAAGATCCGCCCAAACCTGCCGACGATCCTCTGCACCGGCTATAGCAGCAAGATTTCCGAGCAGGACGCAAAACTCATTGGGGTTAGCGCTTATTGCATGAAGCCCTTGGAGATGATGGACTTTTTACAAACAGTCAGGACCGTTCTGGATCAGGCTCAGAAAAAATCCATGAACGCGTAG
- a CDS encoding B12-binding domain-containing radical SAM protein — protein MTDILLVQPPALKPAEPPLALAVLLAHLKQEGLTTAAIDANLAAYLYLLDGERLAERAGATYETSLQRALKHRTASLQLLRSAAAGHNFARYNTAVRYLNRLLAVWNSGDGAERLTLGDYQHAELSVFAPEDLARVASGEVRTLFAAYFQEQLVPQISAAQPRMIALSINYVHQALPAFELAGLLRRALPDVQLVAGGGLVTSWQAPLRQLKLHLPPFDRLIFGPGEAVLTALGKGEAPADYTLADADSIGFIPDFSFARLGEYLSPQPILPLTASRGCYWQGCLFCPEAAAPVHPYKTSQPARLPGLMRQLATEYGVSHIQLTDNAVPVNILKELAERNAELAGLNWFGFVRFEKILEDEEFVRRLARSGCRMLQLGLESGSQQVLDRLGKGVRLEGAAKILHNLAAAGISSFVYIMLGTPGETEADAELTLQFLEEHAAKISFLNLSIMNLPRASGLLDNPEQYGIVATEPLPAASPLGLYQHFSSANNWDRGSARRFLEHRLLGSAAIRTIVNRTPPLFTSNHAVFFGCVSPERD, from the coding sequence ATGACCGATATCCTGCTCGTGCAGCCGCCGGCCCTCAAACCCGCTGAGCCTCCCCTGGCGTTGGCTGTCTTGCTGGCGCACCTGAAACAAGAGGGGCTGACAACCGCGGCCATCGACGCCAATCTGGCGGCATATCTTTATCTGCTGGACGGTGAACGCCTGGCTGAACGGGCCGGAGCCACCTATGAGACCAGCCTGCAGCGAGCCCTGAAGCATCGGACCGCATCTTTGCAACTGCTGCGCTCGGCTGCAGCCGGTCACAATTTTGCCCGCTATAACACCGCGGTTCGCTATCTCAACCGGTTATTGGCGGTCTGGAACAGTGGCGACGGTGCTGAACGACTGACTTTGGGCGACTATCAGCATGCCGAATTGTCCGTTTTCGCCCCGGAGGACCTGGCGCGGGTTGCCAGTGGAGAAGTCCGCACCCTGTTTGCGGCTTATTTCCAGGAGCAACTGGTGCCGCAAATCAGCGCCGCGCAACCACGCATGATTGCCCTGTCCATCAACTATGTGCACCAGGCGCTGCCCGCGTTTGAACTGGCCGGATTGCTGCGCCGGGCGCTGCCCGACGTACAGCTGGTGGCCGGCGGCGGCCTGGTCACCTCCTGGCAGGCACCGCTCCGTCAGCTCAAGCTGCACCTGCCCCCTTTTGATCGGCTGATCTTCGGCCCGGGGGAAGCGGTGCTGACTGCGCTGGGGAAAGGGGAAGCCCCTGCCGACTATACCCTGGCGGATGCGGACAGCATCGGCTTTATCCCCGACTTCAGCTTCGCCAGACTCGGCGAATATCTCTCTCCGCAACCGATTCTCCCGCTGACCGCCTCGCGCGGTTGCTATTGGCAGGGCTGTTTGTTCTGCCCGGAAGCGGCGGCGCCGGTCCATCCCTACAAGACCTCTCAGCCGGCCCGGCTGCCTGGTTTAATGCGCCAACTGGCTACGGAATATGGAGTCAGTCATATCCAGCTGACCGACAATGCGGTGCCGGTGAACATCCTTAAAGAGCTGGCCGAGCGTAACGCAGAATTGGCGGGACTGAACTGGTTCGGGTTCGTTCGTTTCGAAAAAATCCTCGAGGACGAAGAATTTGTGCGCCGGCTGGCCAGAAGCGGCTGCCGGATGTTGCAGCTGGGCCTGGAATCCGGTTCGCAGCAGGTTCTTGATCGGCTGGGCAAGGGGGTCCGCCTGGAAGGGGCGGCGAAGATCCTGCACAACCTGGCGGCGGCCGGTATCAGCAGCTTTGTCTATATCATGCTCGGCACCCCAGGGGAGACTGAGGCGGACGCCGAACTGACGCTGCAGTTCCTGGAAGAGCATGCCGCAAAGATCAGTTTTCTCAACCTGTCGATCATGAACCTGCCGCGCGCCTCAGGCCTGCTCGATAACCCGGAACAGTATGGCATTGTTGCGACCGAACCGTTGCCCGCAGCCAGCCCTCTCGGCCTTTATCAGCATTTCAGCTCTGCCAATAACTGGGATCGCGGCAGCGCCCGCCGTTTCCTGGAGCACCGCTTGCTCGGCTCAGCCGCAATCCGCACCATCGTCAACCGGACTCCGCCCTTGTTCACCTCAAACCATGCGGTCTTTTTTGGCTGCGTCTCACCAGAGCGAGATTAA
- a CDS encoding YkgJ family cysteine cluster protein, with the protein MSPDDFTLAPENLNTLFNECRQCGTCCKTYQKVLLEPDEIDRLKALGAEVGAMVSLNELREKTMAQLVEEARGKKAVYMIHPDSNGCIFLQKFNGTYRCKIYHHRPRSCRGFRCSLADHSMEQLMFNDAIYLLGQDRFGRPMKAE; encoded by the coding sequence ATGAGCCCAGATGACTTCACTCTTGCGCCGGAAAATCTCAACACCCTGTTCAATGAGTGTCGGCAATGCGGAACCTGTTGCAAAACCTACCAGAAAGTCCTCCTTGAGCCGGATGAAATAGACCGGCTCAAGGCTCTGGGCGCTGAGGTCGGGGCCATGGTCAGCCTCAACGAGCTGCGGGAAAAAACCATGGCCCAATTGGTCGAAGAGGCCCGCGGGAAAAAAGCTGTTTACATGATCCACCCGGATAGTAATGGCTGCATTTTTTTGCAGAAATTCAACGGCACCTACCGTTGCAAAATCTATCACCACCGGCCCCGCTCATGCCGGGGATTTCGCTGTTCCCTCGCGGACCACTCCATGGAGCAGCTGATGTTCAATGATGCGATATATCTGCTCGGTCAAGACCGCTTTGGCAGGCCGATGAAGGCGGAATGA
- a CDS encoding GNAT family N-acetyltransferase, which translates to MMLGKHLFTKRLCLRKIEEKDLRLISAWSCSPAAYGKYLTPENLSLQDCFDSWEKNSYWNEQSKTLLIAERETQKPLGTIRYWQKQNDHQTAMVALKIAEPDCRGKGYGTEAQLGLIHYLFTQQPYLAVEMFTDIDNIPEQRCLTKLRFTLVDLQSYEDHKVQRQGRRYRLTRTEYRRYFSEYL; encoded by the coding sequence ATGATGCTTGGCAAGCATCTCTTCACCAAGCGGCTGTGTCTCCGAAAGATCGAGGAAAAAGACCTGCGCCTGATCTCTGCCTGGAGCTGTTCACCAGCAGCCTATGGAAAGTATCTAACCCCGGAGAACCTTTCCCTTCAGGACTGCTTTGACAGCTGGGAGAAGAATTCCTACTGGAACGAGCAGTCCAAAACTTTGCTCATTGCGGAGCGAGAAACCCAAAAACCGCTGGGAACGATCCGTTATTGGCAGAAGCAGAATGATCATCAGACCGCCATGGTTGCCCTGAAGATCGCTGAACCCGATTGCCGCGGCAAAGGCTATGGAACCGAAGCCCAGCTCGGACTGATCCATTATCTGTTTACCCAGCAACCCTATCTGGCTGTAGAAATGTTTACCGACATTGACAATATCCCCGAGCAACGCTGCCTGACCAAGCTGCGCTTTACCCTGGTTGACCTGCAAAGCTATGAAGACCATAAAGTCCAGCGCCAGGGGCGCCGCTATCGTCTGACCCGAACCGAGTACAGGCGATATTTTTCGGAATATCTATGA
- a CDS encoding methyl-accepting chemotaxis protein, whose translation MNTAVDGLDLTRFSYLDNYDVPAAVLNADGIIELANELFLDMFKLTKQQVVGKMMYEEACATNLSGTKDCPVAKSARLKKTVTEQVFHRRGDEIIHLRYSATPHLTGKTIESTVITLLDISEQVATRNNYQQAKGNLDNIPTPIMEIDTLFNITYINPAGAKITGKMPDECLGSKCYDLFNTPHCKTEKCACARAMKTDSVVSAETIARPASGVVMPIKYTGSALKDGKGNIKGALEYILDVTEERQQKQAADEKINNLNTIPTPIMAIDTAFTITFMNPAGAAVAGKTPDECVGLKCFDLFNTPHCKTEKCACGQAMKTDAVVTAQTIARPAAGVIVPIKYTGSPIKDAKGNIKGALEYILDVTEEQKQKQAADEKINNLNTIPTPIMAIDTDFTITFMNPAGAAVAGKTPDECVGLKCFDLFNTPHCKTEKCACGQAMKTDAVVTAQTIARPADGVIVPIKYTGSPIKDAKGNIKGALEYILDVTEEQKQKQAADEKINNLNTIPTPIMAIDTDFTITFMNPAGAAVAGKTPDECIGLKCFDLFNTPHCKTEKCACAQAMKTDSVVTEETIARPADGVIVPIKYTGSPIKDAKGNIKGVLEYILDVTEERKQKQEAAEKIANLNAIPASIMSVDTDFNITFINPAGAKLVGKPVDECIGSKCYNLFKTENCNTDRCGCAIAMRSDQMHATKAKAAPNAKRGSLYVSSVPIKDAKGNIKGALEYAQDISSEVEVEGIIATTCTETATVVEQAKANMDSVIASVIHINESLNEGVSLLAATTEKVGGMQQSSKQMLDFSKQAATLTEQVGENAKAGKHAGSEAGGKLVEISKSMLKNNEMVDGLINELEKISSFVDIIKEIASQTNLLAFNAAIEAARAGDAGRGFAVVADEVRKLAENSSRSAVDISNIVKKIEKDSKDTVSSMQVGKNMLDEGTGVINRALESLDEITSGITTISTSVANLYEKAEGLVNEGEEVVQKLDVVVINSNENRAQTEAVGNKAKETGDSMESLSAASEKLLVAVKKLAES comes from the coding sequence ATGAATACAGCAGTAGACGGCTTAGACTTAACAAGATTTTCCTACCTCGACAACTATGATGTACCCGCCGCCGTACTCAATGCGGATGGAATTATCGAGTTGGCCAACGAGCTGTTCCTGGATATGTTCAAGCTGACAAAGCAACAGGTGGTCGGCAAAATGATGTACGAAGAAGCCTGTGCGACCAACTTGAGCGGGACCAAGGATTGTCCGGTGGCAAAATCGGCGCGGTTGAAGAAAACCGTGACCGAGCAGGTCTTTCACCGCCGTGGTGACGAGATCATCCACCTCCGTTACAGCGCGACCCCGCACCTGACCGGCAAAACCATTGAGAGCACGGTCATCACCCTGCTGGATATTTCCGAACAGGTGGCCACGCGTAACAATTATCAGCAGGCCAAAGGTAATCTGGATAACATTCCGACACCGATTATGGAAATCGACACCCTGTTCAATATTACCTATATCAACCCGGCCGGAGCCAAGATCACCGGGAAGATGCCTGATGAATGCCTCGGCAGCAAATGTTACGACCTATTCAATACGCCGCACTGCAAAACCGAAAAGTGCGCCTGTGCCCGGGCCATGAAGACTGATTCCGTGGTCAGCGCAGAAACAATTGCCCGCCCGGCCTCCGGAGTGGTCATGCCGATCAAGTACACCGGTTCGGCACTGAAAGACGGTAAGGGGAACATCAAAGGGGCGCTTGAATATATCCTTGATGTTACCGAAGAGCGCCAGCAGAAGCAGGCCGCGGATGAGAAGATCAACAATCTCAATACCATCCCGACCCCGATCATGGCCATCGATACCGCTTTTACCATTACTTTCATGAATCCTGCCGGGGCCGCCGTTGCCGGCAAGACCCCGGATGAATGCGTCGGCCTGAAATGTTTCGACCTGTTCAACACCCCCCACTGCAAAACGGAAAAATGCGCCTGTGGTCAAGCGATGAAGACCGACGCCGTGGTCACCGCCCAGACCATCGCCCGCCCGGCTGCCGGGGTGATCGTGCCGATCAAGTACACCGGCTCCCCCATCAAGGACGCCAAAGGGAACATTAAAGGCGCCCTCGAATACATTCTCGATGTGACGGAAGAGCAGAAACAGAAACAGGCTGCGGATGAGAAGATCAACAATCTTAACACCATCCCGACCCCAATCATGGCTATCGATACCGATTTTACCATTACGTTCATGAATCCGGCCGGAGCCGCCGTGGCCGGCAAGACCCCGGACGAATGCGTCGGCCTGAAATGTTTCGATCTATTCAACACCCCCCACTGTAAAACGGAAAAGTGCGCCTGTGGTCAGGCTATGAAGACCGACGCCGTGGTCACCGCCCAAACCATCGCCCGCCCGGCCGACGGGGTGATCGTGCCGATCAAGTACACCGGCTCGCCGATCAAGGATGCCAAAGGCAACATCAAGGGCGCATTGGAATACATTCTCGACGTCACCGAAGAGCAGAAACAGAAGCAGGCTGCGGATGAGAAGATCAACAATCTTAACACCATCCCGACCCCGATCATGGCCATCGATACCGATTTTACCATTACTTTCATGAATCCTGCCGGGGCCGCCGTTGCCGGCAAGACCCCGGATGAGTGTATCGGGCTGAAATGTTTCGATTTGTTCAACACCCCCCATTGTAAAACGGAAAAATGTGCCTGCGCCCAGGCCATGAAGACCGATTCCGTGGTGACGGAAGAGACCATTGCCCGCCCGGCCGACGGGGTGATCGTACCGATCAAATACACCGGCTCCCCCATCAAGGATGCCAAGGGGAACATCAAAGGGGTCCTCGAGTACATTCTCGACGTCACGGAAGAGCGCAAACAGAAACAGGAAGCAGCGGAAAAAATCGCCAACCTGAATGCCATTCCGGCCTCGATCATGTCGGTCGATACCGACTTCAACATTACCTTCATCAACCCGGCCGGGGCCAAACTGGTGGGCAAACCGGTGGATGAGTGCATCGGCAGCAAATGTTACAACCTGTTCAAAACCGAAAACTGCAACACCGACCGCTGTGGCTGCGCGATTGCCATGCGTTCGGATCAGATGCACGCCACCAAGGCCAAAGCGGCCCCCAATGCCAAACGCGGTAGCCTCTATGTGTCGAGTGTGCCGATCAAGGATGCCAAAGGGAATATCAAGGGCGCCCTCGAATACGCTCAGGACATCAGCTCGGAGGTGGAAGTTGAAGGGATTATCGCCACCACCTGTACGGAGACAGCAACCGTGGTGGAACAGGCCAAGGCCAATATGGACAGCGTCATCGCATCAGTTATTCATATCAATGAAAGCCTAAATGAAGGGGTCAGTCTGCTCGCCGCGACCACGGAGAAGGTCGGCGGGATGCAGCAGAGTTCCAAGCAGATGCTGGACTTTTCCAAACAGGCCGCCACGCTGACGGAACAGGTCGGTGAAAATGCGAAAGCGGGCAAGCATGCGGGCAGTGAAGCCGGCGGAAAATTGGTCGAAATCAGCAAGTCGATGCTGAAAAACAATGAGATGGTCGACGGGCTGATTAACGAACTCGAAAAAATCAGCAGTTTCGTCGATATCATCAAGGAAATCGCCTCTCAGACCAACCTGCTCGCGTTCAATGCCGCGATTGAAGCCGCCCGGGCCGGCGACGCCGGCCGCGGTTTTGCCGTCGTCGCCGACGAAGTTCGCAAGCTGGCCGAAAACAGCTCCCGTTCGGCCGTCGATATTTCCAACATCGTCAAAAAGATCGAAAAAGACTCCAAGGACACGGTCAGCTCCATGCAAGTGGGCAAAAACATGCTTGATGAAGGGACGGGCGTCATTAATCGGGCTCTCGAATCCCTTGATGAGATCACCAGCGGAATTACCACGATCTCCACCTCGGTCGCCAACCTTTACGAAAAGGCGGAAGGTCTGGTCAACGAAGGGGAAGAAGTCGTCCAGAAACTGGATGTGGTGGTGATCAATTCCAACGAAAATCGTGCCCAGACCGAAGCGGTGGGCAACAAAGCCAAAGAGACCGGCGATTCCATGGAATCCTTGTCAGCAGCTTCGGAGAAATTGCTGGTCGCGGTTAAAAAATTGGCGGAATCCTGA